Proteins encoded by one window of Vampirovibrionales bacterium:
- a CDS encoding oligosaccharide flippase family protein: protein MSAQPETMTRHTTRWRGRLTAVRRNMTDARALNWTLLDQGLVSGVNFLTGIVLARCLGLEAFGRFSAVWLAISLAATLQMAMILAPMMSIGPQQNADDEPAYYGAALLQQLIAALIGFILLGLGAEALGRYAPQWGLTGLGLPIALTLVTCQLQEFLRRYFFTLRRYQAAFINDVLSYGSQAALLGAWIFAPQAFGGPSLEAALWIIAATSGLAAAVGLASLTPMKIEEEFFWPAFRRNWRSARWLSGSAVLQWMSGSTLILAAGWWLGPAAVGALKAAQNIVGVAHILFNAFSNFIPVRLASLLRHRGAAAMSISLRRTTLLGAVGTLALLAPAIVAPNALMTLFYGADFGQYAGVVIGFALTYGLAFFAQQLTFALRAMEEARPIFLGYLVTAAASVALAWPLIHLMGLNGVAVGLVLLAGLNLATLWAGYRRARQAYLTKRQDMA from the coding sequence ATGTCGGCGCAACCTGAAACCATGACCCGACATACCACCCGATGGCGCGGGCGCCTCACCGCCGTTCGACGCAACATGACCGACGCGAGGGCGCTCAACTGGACTTTGCTGGATCAAGGGCTGGTAAGCGGGGTGAACTTCCTCACCGGCATTGTCCTGGCCCGTTGTCTGGGGTTGGAAGCATTTGGACGCTTTTCGGCGGTATGGCTGGCGATTTCGCTTGCTGCGACGTTGCAAATGGCCATGATTCTGGCGCCGATGATGAGCATCGGTCCTCAACAAAACGCCGACGATGAGCCCGCTTACTACGGCGCCGCGCTCCTACAGCAACTCATCGCCGCCTTGATCGGTTTTATCCTGCTGGGTCTCGGCGCCGAAGCCCTGGGTCGATACGCCCCTCAATGGGGCTTGACCGGGTTGGGCCTCCCTATTGCCCTGACACTGGTCACATGCCAGCTTCAGGAATTTCTGAGACGTTATTTCTTTACGCTCAGACGGTATCAGGCAGCTTTTATTAATGACGTCCTGAGCTACGGATCGCAGGCGGCGTTGCTAGGGGCGTGGATATTTGCCCCACAAGCTTTCGGCGGCCCTTCTCTGGAAGCTGCGCTCTGGATCATCGCCGCCACATCGGGGCTTGCGGCGGCGGTCGGACTCGCTTCGCTCACGCCGATGAAAATCGAAGAAGAGTTTTTCTGGCCGGCATTTCGACGCAACTGGCGCAGCGCCCGCTGGCTCAGCGGCTCCGCCGTGCTGCAATGGATGTCCGGCTCCACCCTCATTCTCGCCGCCGGATGGTGGCTTGGCCCTGCGGCGGTCGGCGCTCTGAAGGCCGCCCAGAATATTGTCGGCGTGGCGCATATTCTGTTTAACGCCTTCTCCAATTTTATCCCCGTCCGTCTGGCGTCTCTCCTGCGGCATCGGGGGGCGGCGGCCATGTCGATCAGTTTACGACGGACCACTCTATTAGGCGCCGTGGGCACCCTGGCGTTACTGGCGCCTGCAATCGTCGCGCCGAATGCGTTAATGACGCTTTTTTATGGAGCGGATTTCGGCCAGTACGCGGGCGTGGTCATCGGATTCGCTCTCACGTACGGTCTTGCATTCTTTGCGCAGCAATTAACCTTCGCCTTACGAGCCATGGAAGAGGCCCGTCCTATCTTTCTGGGTTATCTTGTGACGGCGGCGGCCAGCGTCGCGTTGGCCTGGCCCTTAATTCACCTGATGGGACTTAATGGCGTCGCCGTAGGCCTGGTCTTACTGGCAGGCTTGAATCTGGCGACGTTATGGGCAGGCTATCGGCGCGCCAGACAAGCGTATCTTACGAAGCGGCAGGACATGGCCTGA
- a CDS encoding D-alanine--D-alanine ligase, which translates to MTAEITHDARIAVLCGGLSSERDVSLRSGQNCYDALLRLGYHRTVLIDVDRRIAERLLQEDAEIAFLALHGRYGEDGAIQGMLEILGIPYTGCGIAASALAMDKDLTKRLLMQAGLPVLPSLTVRLTAGAQAALKAVETRCPLPAMVKPINEGSSVGMSRIERIEDLGGALELAASKARVAMIEQYVEGRSMTIGVIDIEGAPTALPVLELRTPSGWYDYEAKYTEGKTEFILPAELPPEASERLQQAALAAHRALGCHGVSRTDVVVDDQLRFYLLEVNTIPGMTSLSDLPAQAHAMGIGYDALVEIILMTAQHPR; encoded by the coding sequence ATGACGGCTGAAATCACCCATGACGCCCGTATCGCGGTGCTATGCGGCGGACTGTCTTCCGAACGGGACGTGTCGCTGCGCTCGGGACAAAACTGTTATGACGCTTTACTGCGCCTTGGGTATCACCGCACGGTCCTGATAGACGTTGATCGCCGCATTGCCGAGCGCCTTTTGCAGGAAGACGCAGAGATCGCGTTTCTGGCCCTTCACGGCCGCTACGGCGAAGATGGCGCGATTCAGGGGATGCTGGAGATTCTGGGCATCCCCTACACCGGTTGCGGCATTGCCGCCAGCGCTCTGGCCATGGATAAAGACCTCACCAAGCGCCTGTTGATGCAAGCCGGGCTGCCCGTACTGCCCTCACTCACCGTCCGACTCACCGCCGGCGCTCAGGCGGCGCTAAAAGCTGTTGAGACCCGATGCCCGTTGCCAGCCATGGTAAAACCCATTAACGAGGGCTCCAGCGTTGGCATGAGCCGGATAGAACGCATCGAAGACCTGGGCGGCGCGCTGGAGCTGGCCGCCAGCAAAGCCCGCGTAGCAATGATCGAACAATACGTCGAAGGCCGTTCCATGACGATCGGCGTCATCGACATTGAAGGCGCGCCCACCGCGCTGCCGGTTCTGGAACTTCGTACGCCCTCAGGCTGGTATGATTACGAAGCCAAGTACACAGAGGGTAAAACTGAATTCATCCTGCCGGCTGAACTGCCGCCCGAGGCAAGCGAGCGGCTGCAGCAAGCCGCGCTGGCGGCCCATCGGGCGCTGGGCTGCCATGGCGTCTCACGAACAGACGTGGTGGTGGACGACCAATTGCGGTTTTATCTTCTGGAAGTCAATACCATTCCCGGCATGACCTCTTTAAGCGACCTGCCTGCACAGGCTCACGCCATGGGCATCGGCTATGACGCGCTGGTAGAAATCATTCTAATGACGGCCCAACACCCGCGATGA
- a CDS encoding polysaccharide biosynthesis/export family protein — protein sequence MDMSLIIRTFDYWRKINRHNVRLLAIRAFVCVALAGTTADASAQNSFQDPPPESAIKAIPAHVGDIVQPFRHDGRDAAVMTPPGDIPLARKVGDSGRMMPVTYLKGRVSSQEGRYILGPGDKIDMKIRDLSAYDQRFDIRPDGYASIHPFGEFYIAGSDLAGLETWLEEKFRFYLKQPVITLSVPELRPALIYISGAVRRPGTYQFIRQGQNNSTIASELQEKMELTLTNVLKRAGGLTLFSDLRHIAVRHNETGIQDDYDLMDLLLKGDNRDIWLMPGDTVSVPAASAPMSPELFRLVCRSTFYGEKFPVIVLGAVEKQGEIQIDPNNNSLNAAVSLAGGFKSYSRESVVLVQRPTQQGSFSQFRIDRRKVNFELMAGDVVYVADSKLSSVRDGLQLLSQMTQPFFFVTGGMSNINNMVK from the coding sequence GTGGATATGAGCCTGATTATAAGGACATTCGACTATTGGCGTAAAATAAATCGCCATAACGTCCGCCTGCTTGCGATCCGGGCGTTTGTTTGCGTAGCGCTTGCTGGCACAACGGCTGACGCGAGCGCCCAAAACAGTTTTCAGGATCCACCGCCAGAATCGGCGATTAAGGCGATTCCGGCCCATGTGGGCGATATTGTCCAGCCCTTTCGCCATGACGGGCGCGACGCCGCCGTGATGACGCCGCCGGGAGACATTCCGCTGGCGCGAAAAGTAGGCGATAGCGGACGTATGATGCCGGTTACGTATCTGAAAGGACGCGTCAGCAGCCAGGAAGGACGCTATATTTTAGGACCCGGCGACAAAATCGATATGAAAATCCGTGATTTGAGCGCCTACGACCAACGCTTTGACATTCGCCCGGATGGCTACGCGTCTATTCATCCTTTTGGCGAGTTTTACATCGCCGGCAGCGATCTTGCCGGGCTGGAAACCTGGCTGGAAGAGAAATTCCGGTTTTACCTGAAACAACCTGTCATCACGCTCAGCGTTCCTGAATTGCGCCCGGCGCTTATTTATATTTCGGGCGCCGTTCGTCGCCCCGGCACTTACCAGTTTATCCGTCAAGGGCAAAATAACTCCACCATCGCCAGCGAGCTACAAGAGAAGATGGAATTGACGCTGACCAACGTACTCAAGCGAGCAGGCGGTCTGACCCTCTTCTCTGATCTTCGTCACATCGCCGTGCGCCATAATGAAACCGGCATTCAAGACGACTACGATCTAATGGATTTATTGCTGAAAGGCGATAATCGCGACATCTGGCTGATGCCCGGCGACACGGTTTCGGTTCCCGCCGCGTCGGCGCCCATGTCTCCCGAACTCTTCCGGCTCGTGTGCCGCTCTACGTTTTATGGCGAAAAATTCCCTGTTATTGTGCTGGGCGCCGTTGAAAAGCAGGGAGAAATCCAGATCGATCCCAATAACAATTCGCTGAATGCCGCCGTTTCACTGGCGGGCGGCTTTAAGTCCTATTCCCGCGAAAGCGTCGTCCTGGTACAGCGTCCGACCCAGCAAGGCAGCTTCAGCCAATTCCGCATCGATCGCCGCAAGGTCAACTTCGAGCTGATGGCAGGCGACGTCGTCTATGTGGCTGACAGCAAGCTGTCCAGCGTACGCGACGGCCTCCAGCTCCTGAGTCAGATGACCCAGCCATTTTTCTTCGTGACAGGCGGCATGTCCAACATCAATAATATGGTCAAGTAA
- a CDS encoding glycosyltransferase family 2 protein, whose protein sequence is MSSKDAAIALSVLMPAFNAGRFLQEAINSVRAQTWPHWTLWIIDDGSTDGSGALMDAAAREDPERIRVLRHENCGMGESLNRALAVASTEWVARMDADDVMFPERLSRQIDFLNQHPDISVTSCLAVYMDSQGRSFGRTASELLSPQAFDRALRTGEAIGLLHPGVVMRREAALGVGGYRGQFWPADDIDLWARLAEAGHRILVQPETLMAYRLHEESVITSQFRAGRLQYDWVRACMAARRRRQPEPSREIFLAEREKAPWGVKLQRERKLLAKQLYRQAGQDHLNGRRVQALAAMAGAALLQPRYTLTRLRRQWTIS, encoded by the coding sequence ATGTCTTCAAAGGACGCCGCAATCGCGCTTAGCGTCCTGATGCCTGCGTTCAACGCCGGGCGATTTCTGCAGGAGGCCATCAACAGCGTCCGGGCGCAGACGTGGCCCCACTGGACGCTATGGATTATTGACGACGGCTCCACAGACGGTTCCGGCGCGCTCATGGACGCCGCCGCCCGAGAAGACCCCGAACGAATCCGGGTATTACGTCACGAGAATTGCGGTATGGGCGAATCATTGAATCGCGCGCTGGCAGTGGCGTCCACTGAGTGGGTTGCCCGTATGGACGCGGATGATGTGATGTTTCCCGAACGCTTGTCGCGACAAATCGATTTCCTGAACCAGCATCCCGACATCAGCGTCACTTCCTGTCTTGCCGTTTATATGGATTCGCAAGGGCGGAGCTTTGGACGGACGGCCAGTGAATTGCTGAGCCCGCAAGCCTTTGATCGCGCATTAAGAACGGGCGAAGCGATTGGCTTGCTGCATCCCGGCGTGGTGATGCGACGCGAGGCAGCGCTTGGCGTCGGCGGCTACCGGGGACAGTTCTGGCCTGCAGACGATATCGACCTATGGGCCAGACTGGCGGAAGCCGGGCATCGCATTCTGGTCCAGCCGGAAACGCTAATGGCCTATCGCTTGCACGAGGAATCCGTAATCACCTCTCAATTTAGAGCCGGTCGTCTTCAATATGACTGGGTACGGGCTTGCATGGCCGCTCGAAGACGCCGCCAGCCGGAGCCTTCGCGCGAGATTTTTCTGGCGGAACGCGAAAAAGCGCCTTGGGGCGTTAAGCTTCAACGCGAACGCAAGCTGCTCGCCAAGCAATTGTATCGCCAGGCCGGTCAGGATCACCTTAACGGACGGCGCGTTCAAGCGTTAGCAGCCATGGCGGGGGCTGCGCTCTTGCAGCCGCGGTATACGTTGACGCGATTGCGTCGCCAGTGGACGATTTCGTAA
- a CDS encoding methyltransferase domain-containing protein, producing MIVLNIGCGVKTTSAPEVAHLDWSIYLIVKRNLLLRWLIWPFLSAQRRAALESLPETIRAYDLRKGLPYADNSVDAAYHSHFLEHLDREAAPAFLRETLRALRPGGVHRIVVPDWEALCRQYLQSLDACLSQPEDISTHESKIAEMLEQSVRREPAGTSRQRPMLRWLENRLLGDARKRGETHQWAYDRVSLQALLKDVGFSQTRVVSYAESQIPHWNDWGLDRNAEGGEYKPGSLYIEAIK from the coding sequence ATGATTGTCCTGAATATCGGCTGCGGCGTCAAAACGACCTCTGCTCCAGAGGTCGCGCATCTGGACTGGTCGATTTATCTGATTGTCAAGCGCAATCTGCTTCTGCGATGGCTCATTTGGCCGTTCTTGAGCGCACAGAGACGCGCGGCGCTGGAATCGCTGCCCGAAACCATTCGGGCTTACGATCTGCGCAAAGGCTTGCCTTACGCTGATAATAGCGTGGATGCGGCGTATCATTCGCATTTTCTGGAGCATCTGGATCGCGAGGCGGCGCCTGCTTTTCTGCGCGAAACGCTCCGCGCGCTGCGGCCCGGCGGCGTCCACCGCATTGTCGTCCCCGACTGGGAAGCGTTATGCCGTCAGTATTTGCAGAGCCTGGACGCCTGCCTGTCTCAGCCCGAGGATATCTCAACGCACGAATCGAAAATCGCCGAGATGCTAGAGCAAAGCGTGCGACGAGAACCGGCTGGCACCAGCCGTCAGCGCCCTATGCTGCGGTGGCTCGAAAATCGTCTGCTGGGAGACGCGCGCAAGCGCGGAGAGACGCATCAGTGGGCATACGATCGGGTCAGTTTGCAGGCGCTGTTAAAAGACGTCGGATTCTCGCAGACGCGCGTCGTCAGCTATGCTGAGAGCCAGATCCCGCACTGGAACGACTGGGGACTGGATCGCAACGCTGAAGGCGGAGAATACAAGCCCGGCTCGCTCTATATCGAAGCCATTAAATAA
- the murC gene encoding UDP-N-acetylmuramate--L-alanine ligase gives MTAPPAPSGSLDISASAPAARLTLSPERPTHFVGIGGIGMSGLAKLLLEAGLPVSGSDVAENANTRLLSDSGAHIAIGHASANVPANATVIASTAIRRDNPEVAIALERGQAIFHRSDLLREILHGEAMGSAQTIGVAGAHGKTSATGMIAVSLLAAGQQPTVIVGGKLPGWQTNALAGTHRRIAVAELDESDGSLTRYQPTHAVLLNIELDHADHFTGGLPQVAALFGDFVAALPPGAFLYFNAACAQTVAVVSQYLQGHDKRPVALFPDASTPETSDLSVFFQRFPQTLRYAIQTPSTDTHGCYGGIVLKNGDPLATLQMAIPGAHQLFNAMAALAISDQLGLSLTPITQALNAFSGMGRRFERLAETPFGVLVDDYAHHPTETLAMTRAGRDWLARSAGRLIVIFQPHRYTRLKTFWDEFLQAFDGADVLYVCDVYAASEDPIAGIDSRAFCAALRQAGIQAEIRYWPGRDWNALRVQLQAEGSRDDLIMTMGAGDITHALRGWPWT, from the coding sequence ATGACGGCTCCGCCTGCGCCTTCCGGCTCTTTGGATATCTCCGCGTCTGCGCCGGCGGCGCGTCTGACGCTCAGCCCCGAACGTCCGACGCATTTTGTCGGCATCGGCGGCATCGGGATGAGCGGTCTGGCCAAGTTATTGCTGGAGGCAGGCTTGCCGGTCAGCGGGTCAGATGTTGCCGAAAATGCCAATACCCGCTTGCTCTCCGACAGTGGCGCCCATATCGCCATTGGACATGCGTCAGCCAACGTCCCAGCCAACGCGACGGTCATTGCGTCAACGGCGATTCGTCGGGATAATCCGGAGGTCGCCATCGCGCTGGAGCGAGGCCAAGCGATTTTTCATCGATCGGACCTGTTGCGCGAAATCCTGCATGGCGAGGCAATGGGGAGCGCCCAGACCATTGGCGTTGCAGGCGCGCACGGAAAAACCAGCGCCACGGGGATGATCGCCGTCTCCTTGCTGGCGGCGGGCCAACAGCCCACCGTGATCGTCGGCGGCAAATTGCCCGGCTGGCAGACCAACGCGCTGGCCGGGACCCATCGACGCATTGCTGTCGCGGAATTGGACGAGAGCGATGGTTCGCTCACGCGTTATCAGCCCACGCATGCTGTCCTGCTTAATATCGAACTCGATCACGCCGATCATTTTACCGGCGGCCTTCCTCAAGTAGCGGCCCTTTTCGGCGATTTTGTCGCCGCGTTGCCCCCAGGCGCGTTCCTTTATTTTAACGCTGCCTGCGCGCAAACAGTGGCGGTCGTCTCACAGTATCTTCAAGGACACGACAAGCGTCCGGTTGCGCTGTTTCCAGACGCCTCAACGCCCGAGACGTCTGATTTAAGCGTCTTTTTCCAGCGATTTCCACAAACGCTTCGCTATGCCATTCAGACGCCATCGACCGATACGCATGGCTGTTACGGCGGCATCGTTCTGAAAAATGGCGACCCGCTGGCGACGCTCCAGATGGCCATTCCCGGCGCGCATCAACTTTTTAACGCGATGGCGGCTCTGGCAATCAGCGACCAGCTGGGATTGTCGCTGACGCCTATCACGCAGGCGTTGAATGCGTTTAGCGGAATGGGCAGACGCTTTGAGCGGCTGGCAGAAACCCCTTTCGGCGTTTTGGTAGACGACTATGCGCATCATCCAACCGAAACGCTCGCCATGACCCGAGCAGGCCGCGACTGGCTCGCCCGCAGCGCCGGACGGCTGATTGTAATTTTCCAGCCTCATCGTTACACTCGCCTTAAAACCTTTTGGGACGAGTTCCTTCAGGCGTTTGACGGCGCAGACGTCCTGTACGTATGCGATGTGTACGCTGCTAGCGAAGACCCCATTGCCGGCATCGACAGCCGCGCGTTTTGCGCCGCCCTTCGCCAGGCAGGCATACAGGCAGAAATTCGCTACTGGCCCGGGCGTGATTGGAACGCCCTGCGCGTGCAGTTACAAGCCGAAGGCAGCCGGGATGATTTGATTATGACGATGGGCGCAGGCGATATCACGCATGCCTTGCGCGGCTGGCCGTGGACGTAA
- a CDS encoding mannose-1-phosphate guanylyltransferase/mannose-6-phosphate isomerase — MLIPVILSGGAGSRLWPISRPERPKQFLSLSGSDSGHSLLQETLLRLSGLPDLDAPILICNDDHRFLLAEQLRALNIRPTAILLEPIGRNTAPAVAFAALEAVRRDPDATLLVLPSDHAITDAEAFRAVAQAACQAAQAGYLTTFGIQPDAPKTGYGYIQRGEPLEDLGATGDYTLYAVSRFVEKPDKLTAREFVRAGDFFWNSGMFVFRADRYLEELTLFQPAMRAACEQALDLARRDADFTRLDRASLETCPSGSIDYAVMEKTAHAAVAPVEMGWNDIGSWRALWEMGMKDANDNAVLREGPGRVFLEESQDCLIYAQTPGKTVAALGVAGLIIVDAGDALLVAHKSQEQAVRRLARAAASQNAEETSHVGAT, encoded by the coding sequence ATGCTGATTCCCGTGATTCTGTCCGGCGGCGCCGGGTCGCGGCTATGGCCCATCTCTCGGCCAGAGCGGCCCAAGCAGTTTTTGTCGCTCTCAGGCAGCGACAGCGGCCATAGCCTTCTTCAGGAAACGCTTCTGAGGCTCTCAGGCCTGCCCGACCTCGACGCGCCTATTCTCATCTGCAACGACGACCACCGCTTCCTGCTCGCCGAACAACTCCGCGCCCTGAATATTCGTCCAACCGCGATCTTACTGGAGCCCATCGGACGTAATACGGCGCCAGCCGTCGCATTCGCCGCTCTGGAGGCTGTACGTCGCGATCCCGACGCGACGCTGCTGGTCCTACCCTCCGATCACGCCATTACCGATGCAGAAGCCTTTCGCGCCGTGGCGCAGGCCGCTTGCCAAGCGGCTCAGGCGGGTTATCTCACCACGTTCGGAATTCAACCGGACGCGCCCAAAACCGGATACGGCTATATTCAACGCGGCGAACCGCTTGAAGACCTTGGCGCAACAGGGGATTACACGCTTTATGCCGTCAGCCGCTTTGTAGAAAAACCAGACAAACTGACGGCGCGCGAATTTGTGCGCGCAGGCGATTTTTTCTGGAATAGCGGGATGTTCGTCTTTCGCGCCGATCGATATCTTGAAGAACTAACGCTGTTTCAGCCAGCGATGCGCGCCGCGTGCGAGCAGGCGTTAGACTTGGCGCGGCGCGATGCTGATTTTACCCGATTGGACAGAGCCTCTCTGGAGACATGTCCTTCGGGCTCGATTGACTACGCCGTCATGGAAAAAACCGCGCACGCAGCCGTTGCGCCGGTGGAAATGGGCTGGAACGACATCGGTTCCTGGCGCGCCCTCTGGGAAATGGGCATGAAAGACGCCAACGATAATGCTGTCTTGCGGGAAGGCCCCGGACGCGTTTTTCTGGAAGAATCGCAAGACTGTCTTATTTACGCCCAGACGCCCGGAAAAACCGTCGCAGCGCTGGGGGTGGCGGGACTGATTATTGTCGATGCGGGCGACGCCTTACTCGTGGCGCATAAGAGCCAAGAGCAAGCCGTTCGACGTCTTGCGCGCGCCGCCGCGTCCCAAAATGCCGAGGAGACGTCTCATGTCGGCGCAACCTGA
- a CDS encoding glycosyltransferase family 4 protein, producing MKILLSAYACAPQMGSDPGIGWQWAVHLAQAGHDVTALTRNANRTAIETFLATHPMASVDAGRLRFAYYDLPRWASFWKKGYRGIHLYYFLWQVGAFWRARALHRAEQFDCAHHATFVSARQPSFMGLLGIPFIFGPVGGGETSPWQLREGFPSKGWAWELMRDLSNRWAQVDPLMRLTFASAERIWAGTGETLRLIPARYHPKTALMPLAALTASEAAGVPASAPIEATCDARPFRLLCVSRLWYWKGVHLALEAVAQLALRGVPCHFTIVGEGPQAAWLRGRSRALGLDHHPHAQIEWIPRLPREELLCRYADYDAFVFPSLHDSGGFVALEAMAAGLPVLCWNLGGPGVMVNNACGRRIDVNRLSKRQAVSRLVEALAELAASPDLRATLAEGARRCAAQFQWSALVAQAYPLTQDCPQPVIGAQKRA from the coding sequence ATGAAGATTTTGCTGTCGGCTTACGCATGCGCGCCGCAAATGGGATCAGATCCGGGCATCGGCTGGCAATGGGCGGTTCATCTGGCGCAAGCGGGGCACGATGTCACGGCGCTCACGCGTAACGCCAACCGAACGGCCATCGAAACCTTTCTGGCGACGCATCCGATGGCGAGCGTCGACGCAGGACGACTGCGCTTCGCCTATTACGACCTGCCGCGCTGGGCCAGCTTCTGGAAGAAAGGCTACCGAGGCATTCATCTGTACTATTTTTTATGGCAGGTCGGCGCGTTCTGGCGCGCGCGCGCCCTTCATCGCGCTGAGCAATTTGATTGCGCGCATCATGCGACATTTGTCAGCGCCCGGCAGCCCAGCTTCATGGGATTATTGGGGATTCCCTTTATCTTTGGCCCCGTAGGCGGGGGCGAAACATCCCCCTGGCAACTGCGAGAAGGATTCCCCTCAAAAGGATGGGCGTGGGAATTGATGCGCGATCTCAGCAATCGATGGGCGCAGGTGGACCCGTTGATGCGTCTCACCTTCGCCAGCGCCGAACGCATCTGGGCAGGTACGGGCGAGACGCTGCGGCTGATTCCCGCTCGTTACCACCCTAAAACAGCCCTGATGCCACTGGCCGCACTGACTGCGAGTGAAGCGGCAGGCGTCCCGGCTTCTGCGCCAATCGAAGCGACTTGCGATGCGCGTCCATTCCGCCTGCTGTGCGTCAGTCGACTCTGGTACTGGAAAGGCGTTCATCTCGCGTTGGAAGCCGTGGCCCAACTGGCTTTGCGAGGCGTTCCGTGCCATTTCACCATTGTTGGCGAAGGGCCGCAGGCGGCCTGGCTTCGAGGGCGTTCGCGCGCTCTGGGCCTTGACCATCATCCCCACGCGCAGATTGAGTGGATTCCCCGCCTGCCGCGCGAAGAGCTGCTTTGTCGCTACGCCGACTACGACGCCTTTGTTTTCCCCAGTCTTCATGACTCTGGAGGATTCGTGGCGCTGGAAGCGATGGCAGCCGGACTCCCCGTGCTATGCTGGAATTTGGGAGGCCCTGGCGTGATGGTCAATAACGCCTGCGGCAGGCGCATCGACGTTAACCGTCTCAGCAAGCGCCAGGCGGTGAGCAGACTGGTCGAAGCCCTCGCGGAACTCGCCGCGTCGCCGGATTTACGCGCAACGCTGGCAGAGGGAGCACGACGATGCGCCGCCCAGTTCCAGTGGTCCGCTCTGGTTGCGCAGGCTTATCCCTTAACGCAGGATTGTCCCCAACCGGTCATAGGAGCGCAGAAACGCGCATGA
- the murB gene encoding UDP-N-acetylmuramate dehydrogenase: MDVTTCGAPGQAAAFTTYRVGGPIDNLHQPETPEQAAEVLRQALTQGAPVTILGWGSNVIVASAGIRGVTLVTRKLAHTRVEPESRRLIAGAGVHLARIATMAEAQGWTGAEFMIGIPATIGGAARMNAGAMGQETASVIDSVLLFDAGSGEITRWPREPLQYAYRHSALQAPAPLRVVLEATLVFEAGDPAAIRAQMETNVSFRKTHHPTEPNGGSVFRNPFSKDAANAHLTAGRMLDELGARSWHEGGVRVSPLHANFIVNVANGTSSDVLRLMMRMKRAIKSAYGVDVRPENEFIGDATPQEADLWAALTA, encoded by the coding sequence GTGGACGTAACGACCTGCGGCGCGCCGGGCCAAGCCGCCGCGTTTACGACATATCGCGTGGGCGGGCCGATTGACAATTTACATCAGCCCGAAACTCCCGAGCAGGCCGCAGAGGTTTTGCGACAAGCGCTTACGCAAGGCGCGCCCGTCACGATTTTAGGCTGGGGCAGCAACGTCATTGTCGCCTCCGCTGGCATTCGCGGCGTGACGCTGGTGACGCGAAAACTAGCCCACACGCGCGTCGAGCCAGAGAGCAGACGCCTCATCGCAGGCGCGGGCGTCCATCTGGCACGAATCGCCACCATGGCCGAAGCGCAAGGCTGGACGGGCGCGGAATTCATGATTGGCATTCCCGCAACAATCGGCGGCGCAGCGCGTATGAACGCTGGAGCCATGGGGCAAGAAACCGCATCAGTCATTGACAGCGTCTTGCTGTTTGACGCCGGGTCGGGAGAGATCACCCGCTGGCCACGCGAACCCCTGCAGTACGCGTACCGACACAGCGCGCTGCAAGCGCCTGCGCCGTTGCGCGTCGTTCTCGAAGCAACGCTTGTTTTTGAGGCAGGAGACCCTGCCGCGATTCGCGCCCAGATGGAAACCAACGTCTCGTTCCGAAAAACGCATCATCCTACCGAGCCCAACGGTGGCAGCGTTTTTCGAAACCCCTTCTCGAAAGACGCTGCCAATGCGCATCTGACGGCCGGACGCATGCTCGATGAACTCGGAGCCAGGTCGTGGCATGAAGGCGGGGTTCGGGTCAGCCCCCTGCATGCAAATTTCATCGTGAATGTCGCAAATGGAACGTCAAGCGACGTGTTACGCTTGATGATGCGGATGAAACGCGCTATAAAATCGGCGTATGGCGTTGACGTCCGGCCCGAAAATGAGTTTATCGGCGACGCAACGCCGCAAGAGGCGGATTTATGGGCGGCCTTGACTGCGTAA